Proteins encoded together in one Miscanthus floridulus cultivar M001 chromosome 16, ASM1932011v1, whole genome shotgun sequence window:
- the LOC136513524 gene encoding uncharacterized protein — translation MYWEIRRLSVQVCVMKNDDSDCLHDIGRLQSMPCVLQGSTDAPANQIIAQPPLDIASSLVEPSVQNNAEVAWVDDDIEYVGLDDEDSISDSSDCEVYGDVDCVGLEDELVVEDAQGCETIIHATDLENPTIKVGVTFADSTTFKKAIRQYAIKGEYEIAAPYSEAKRYRGYCKADGCKWRIHASQLQDGRTWQIKKIPVDHTCQSTGKVEKNCMATNHWVRDRVLDWLAKDATIGAKALQKRLQEQYHLQLSYWVVWDGRNMALEQLKGRWDDSFAHAFRFKAEVERANPGSLVDIEYEQDRKKMKFTRMFVAFKASVDGFLNGCRPFLGVDSTHLTGKWKGQLASATAIDGNNWMFPVCYGVFGSETTENWAWFFSRLHQAIGSPPGLVISTDAGKGIDSAVTKVFKSGVEHRECMRHLVANFQKRFRGEVFEKHLWPACRAFQRHRFEEHYNLMYEACPDAMKWIHDNHKHLWTRHLFSEASKCDYVTNNIAETFNSWVRHEKSLNVIDLMDRVRQLCMEKMFLRRKIARKLEEKILPNVMKDLNARSRGLKYMWRYSHKDGGKDTDMLGEVEGVTRDLVHWRHSVDLEERKCTCRRWQVTDLPCTHALCIITSIRGCKIEDYVHEYYSVPKFKKAYEKSIKPMTDKKQWPQVNQGFKLWPPVLKRPAGRPRVRRLKPAAEGGSGKRTTRCKRCKQLGHMAKTCNEYVYDSDAPPPAPPKPKRKRGKKNATTVPSSIFEPPQEQPSHADPFATPTRAITSVPTTSPVTRSMSRRLLEYEASTPTRAIASISTPSPLTRSRKRILELEGNIEPVQCLALSPDPAHEKGKPKKLKPPPPPLFFSPALLRLQSTAGALLQKQRAPTLRSFRSSWPRPPYWRWRSYKHDLAPLLKHDLAPLLEHDLRGREAGTSWIRGFLVVVPEQQPIVVRDPSNMEALRTEPVAEGETTVSSVQVVSQVLSQNSSNLFLKSVGIKPVPSSKSSSSNESELREQLAAEATTVVQGEIDELRKRSEEAEEKLTRTQKEMEEYKKLTEINNKAMEENNALLKRILAINNTSSI, via the exons ATGTATTGGGAGATAAGAAGGCTCTCAGTACAAGTGTGTGTTATGAAGAATGATGATTCAGATTGCTTGCATGATATTGGACGGCTGCAGAGCATGCCTTGTGTGCTGCAGGGAAGCACCGATGCCCCAGCCAACCAAATTATTGCACAACCTCCACTTGACATTGCATCATCACTTGTAGAGCCTTCAGTTCAGAACAATGCTGAAGTGGCATGGGTGGATGATGATATAGAGTATGTTGGGCTGGATGATGAGGATTCAATATCTGATTCATCTGATTGTGAAGTGTATGGTGATGTAGATTGTGTTGGTTTAGAGGATGAATTAGTTGTGGAGGATGCACAGGGTTGTGAGACAATTATCCATGCAACTGACCTAGAGAACCCAACAATAAAAGTCGGTGTAACTTTCGCGGATAGTACTACTTTTAAGAAGGCTATTAGGCAATATGCAATAAAAGGCGAATATGAAATTGCAGCTCCCTATTCTGAGGCAAAAAGATATAGAGGCTATTGCAAAGCTGATGGGTGCAAGTGGCGGATACATGCTTCACAATTGCAGGATGGAAGGACTTGGCAG ATAAAGAAGATTCCTGTTGATCACACTTGTCAAAGCACAGGAAAAGTTGAGAAGAACTGCATGGCGACAAATCATTGGGTCAGGGACAGGGTTCTTGATTGGCTTGCAAAGGACGCTACAATTGGGGCTAAAGCATTGCAGAAAAGGCTACAAGAACAGTACCATCTACAATTATCATATTGGGTGGTGTGGGATGGAAGAAATATGGCTTTGGAACAACTCAAAGGGAGGTGGGATGACAGCTTTGCACATGCTTTCAGATTCAAGGCTGAGGTAGAGAGGGCCAATCCTGGCAGTTTGGTTGACATTGAATATGAGCAAGATAGGAAGAAGATGAAATTTACCAGAATGTTTGTTGCCTTCAAAGCCAGTGTGGATGGTTTTTTGAATGGTTGCAGACCTTTTCTTGGTGTGGACTCCACCCATTTGACTGGGAAATGGAAGGGTCAACTTGCATCTGCGACTGCTATTGATGGGAACAATTGGATGTTTCCAGTGTGTTATGGTGTGTTTGGATCAGAGACAACTGAAAATTGGGCTTGGTTTTTTAGTAGACTTCATCAAGCTATTGGATCACCTCCAGGCCTAGTGATATCAACTGATGCAGGCAAAGGAATTGATTCTGCTGTTACTAAAGTCTTCAAAAGTGGGGTTGAGCATAGAGAGTGCATGAGGCACTTAGTTGCAAACTTCCAAAAGCGATTTCGAGGCGAGGTCTTTGAGAAGCACTTGTGGCCAGCATGTAGAGCTTTTCAAAGACATAGGTTTGAAGAGCACTACAATCTGATGTATGAAGCATGCCCTGATGCTATGAAGTGGATACATGACAACCATAAGCATCTCTGGACAAGGCACTTGTTCTCTGAAGCAAGCAAATGTGACTATGTGACAAATAACATAGCTGAAACATTCAATAGCTGGGTTAGGCATGAAAAATCCCTCAATGTAATTGATCTTATGGATAGGGTAAGACAACTATGCATGGAAAAAATGTTCTTGAGAAGAAAAATCGCTCGGAAGCTTGAAGAGAAGATATTGCCAAATGTTATGAAGGACCTCAATGCAAGGAGCAGGGGGCTAAAATATATGTGGAGGTATTCACACAAAGATGGTGGGAAAGATACTGATATGTTAGGTGAAGTCGAAGGTGTTACAAGGGATCTTGTTCATTGGAGGCACAGTGTTGATCTTGAGGAGAGGAAGTGCACCTGCAGGCGATGGCAAGTTACTGATCTGCCATGTACACATGCTTTGTGTATTATCACATCAATTCGGGGTTGCAAGATTGAAGATTATGTTCATGAATACTACTCCGTGCCAAAGTTCAAGAAAGCCTATGAAAAGTCTATAAAGCCAATGACTGACAAAAAACAGTGGCCTCAAGTGAATCAAGGGTTCAAGCTATGGCCTCCAGTTCTAAAAAGGCCGGCTGGGAGGCCAAGGGTGAGAAGGTTAAAACCAGCCGCAGAAGGAGGATCTGGAAAGAGAACCACAAGATGCAAAAGGTGCAAGCAGCTTGGACACATGGCGAAAACATGTAATGAATATGTTTATGATTCTGATGCACCACCTCCTGCCCCTCCGAAGCCAAAAAGAAAGAGAGGCAAGAAAAATGCCACAACAGTGCCATCTAGTATTTTTGAGCCACCACAGGAACAACCATCACATGCTGACCCATT TGCTACACCAACTAGAGCCATCACTTCTGTTCCTACAACAAGCCCTGTGACAAGGAG TATGTCAAGGAGGTTGTTGGAATATGAAGCATCTACACCGACTAGAGCCATTGCCTCTATTTCAACACCAAGCCCTCTCACAAGAAG CCGTAAGAGAATCCTAGAACTTGAAGGCAATATAGAACCTGTTCAATGTCTTGCTCTATCTCCAGATCCTGCCCATGAGAAGGGAAAGCCAAAGAAGTTGAAG ccgccgccgccgccccttttCTTCTCTCCCGCTCTTCTTCGGCTGCAGAGCACGGCCGGGGCACTCCTCCAGAAGCAGCGCGCCCCCACGCTCAGATCCTTCAGGAGCTCATGGCCCAGGCCTCCTTACTGGCGGTGGCGCTCGTACAAGCACGACCTCGCGCCCCTCCTCAAGCACGACCTCGCGCCCCTCCTCGAGCACGACCTCCGAGGGAGAGAGGCGGGCACGAGCTGGATACGAGGCTTCCTGGTGGTGGTGCCTGAGCAGCAGCCTATCGTGGTGCGGGATCCT tcaaatatggaagctttgaggacagaacctgttgctgaaggTGAGACAACAGTGTCCAGTGTGCAGGTTGTGTCCCAGGTGCTCTCCCAGAACAGCTCAAACCTTTTCTTGAAGAGTGTTGGCATCAAACCAGTGccatcctccaaatcatcatcatcaaatgaaAGCGAGCTTCGGGAGCAACTAGCAGCTGAAGCTACGACTGTTGTACAAGGTGAAATCGATGAACTCAggaagagaagtgaagaagctgaggaaaagctgacgaggacacaaaaggagatggaggagtacaagaagctgacagagataaacaacaaggcaatggaggagaacaatgcgctgctcaagcgtatcttggccatcaacaataCTTCTTCGATATGA